In a genomic window of Trichoderma atroviride chromosome 4, complete sequence:
- a CDS encoding uncharacterized protein (EggNog:ENOG41) produces the protein MQSTRTKVIFFDMDGTLFDIDHSLRQALSAIRDTYNALAEKTVEELIEKYSAALQQSRDAYLDKVITYEAADTQKVHLFFASLGLPEPSLEQVWQFHNTYKPVYSANRRPTAGSVEALVRLRENGYRIGIVTDGQLQDQREKAEAIGVLHLVDLIITSDEIGFRKPDHRIFEYAIARLGMNSFENTYMIGDSVDADIKGALDVRLTGILYSPTALDSQRLLFGHTIIVIKHMAQLLGYLNIVSLQFIPRFVPAPGRLAVLGIGVDMVTEQRRCLHITKGVSELLAKRMGAVLDCLAQRHRLQAVYHIERMIRAITHAAGPYAETTTQFSSGRGLSVLSTATYRCHIFERDHSTRVEYTQFNVHVHSPTGDGIALRRIVTLLQGHYNDLMRDDPEAAIGQLRSVIQILLEQEGPRSESLRESSPMPESGPMPESGDGSRLIDT, from the coding sequence ATGCAATCAACGCGGACCAAGGTTATCTTCTTCGATATGGATGGAACGCTATTCGACATCGACCATTCGCTACGACAAGCCTTATCAGCCATACGCGATACATATAATGCCCTCGCGGAGAAGACTGTCGAAGAACTGATCGAAAAGTACAGCGCCGCTCTTCAACAATCCCGTGATGCGTACCTGGATAAGGTGATTACCTACGAAGCGGCCGACACTCAAAAGGTCCACCTATTCTTTGCGTCACTTGGCTTGCCCGAACCCAGCCTTGAACAAGTCTGGCAGTTCCACAACACGTACAAGCCGGTTTACAGTGCGAACCGGAGACCTACGGCGGGAAGTGTCGAGGCTTTGGTCCGCCTGCGTGAAAATGGATATCGCATTGGCATCGTCACCGACGGGCAGCTCCAAGatcagagagaaaaggccgaggccatcgGCGTACTGCATCTGGTAGACCTCATTATCACGTCCGACGAGATTGGATTTCGAAAGCCGGATCACCGCATCTTCGAATACGCCATCGCACGGCTCGGCATGAATTCGTTCGAAAATACGTATATGATAGGCGATTCCGTCGACGCGGACATCAAGGGAGCGTTGGATGTGCGGTTGACGGGCATCCTGTACTCCCCTACGGCCCTCGACTCCCAAAGGCTTCTGTTTGGGCATACAATAATCGTCATCAAGCACATGGCCCAGCTTCTTGGCTATTTAAACATTGTCAGCCTGCAATTTATACCACGATTTGTTCCCGCTCCGGGCCGATTGGCGGTTCTGGGCATTGGCGTTGACATGGTCACGGAACAACGGCGCTGTCTACACATAACCAAAGGGGTGTCCGAGTTGCTTGCGAAAAGAATGGGCGCTGTGCTTGATTGTTTGGCGCAGAGACATCGCTTACAGGCCGTATATCACATTGAGAGAATGATCAGAGCGATTACACATGCGGCAGGACCCTATGCCGAGACCACAACCCAGTTTTCCAGTGGTCGAGGGCTGAGTGTGCTGTCAACCGCCACGTACCGATGCCACATCTTTGAGAGAGACCACAGCACGCGCGTAGAGTATACGCAGTtcaatgtacatgtacatagtCCTACGGGGGACGGGATAGCATTACGACGAATAGTAACCCTCCTACAGGGGCACTATAACGATCTCATGAGAGACgatccagaagcagcaatCGGCCAACTTCGCAGCGTCATTCAGATCTTGCTTGAGCAAGAGGGCCCTCGATCGGAGAGTCTACGAGAATCATCGCCAATGCCAGAATCAGGGCCCATGCCAGAATCCGGTGACGGTAGTCGTTTGATCGACACTTGA
- a CDS encoding uncharacterized protein (EggNog:ENOG41~TransMembrane:1 (o95-114i)): MSQSLFFLVPDEQLYDACQVAASLGYYPESPESLKKAYPSEFSGLGVRYNIDPKTKKTHDRFDRLVFLPLSWPGLDLHDLELKAIQYSWLRDDPWNIWTVPLAAACTAWVRLICAEKRTSSLRERLSSDFVNLIAYNFYDTSYEGDYEELLGDDVPLSESELLEIENAVITINSWEMRDGEEWIRENLLKIVSCTMIETQLPWKDGSKF, translated from the coding sequence ATGTCTCAGAGTCTATTTTTCTTGGTCCCCGACGAACAGTTATACGATGCTTGCCAGGTTGCGGCCTCGTTGGGATACTATCCAGAAAGTCCCGAGTCCCTGAAAAAAGCCTACCCATCAGAGTTCTCGGGCTTAGGTGTGCGGTACAATATTGATCCCAAAACCAAAAAGACACATGACCGCTTCGACAGGCTTGTTTTCTTACCACTGTCCTGGCCGGGACTGGACTTGCACGATCTGGAACTAAAAGCGATACAGTACTCGTGGCTGCGAGACGACCCTTGGAACATCTGGACAGTACCTCTTGCGGCAGCTTGTACTGCCTGGGTGCGTCTTATTTGCGCTGAAAAACGAACAAGCTCTTTACGTGAACGGCTCTCTTCAGATTTTGTTAATCTTATTGCCTACAACTTTTATGATACAAGCTATGAAGGAGACTACGAGGAGCTCTTGGGGGATGACGTGCCGTTGTCAGAGTCCGAACTTTTGGAGATTGAGAATGCGGTTATCACGATTAACTCTtgggagatgagagatgggGAGGAATGGATAAGGGAAAACCTCCTCAAGATTGTTTCTTGTACCATGATCGAAACCCAGTTGCCCTGGAAAGATGGCTCCAAGTTTTAG
- a CDS encoding uncharacterized protein (SECRETED:SignalP(1-18)~MEROPS:MER0078639): MAKLTALAGLLTLASVQANAAVLLDSLDKVPVGWQAASAPAPSSKITLQVALTQQNIDQLESKLAAVSTPNSSNYGKYLDVDEINQIFAPSSASTAAVESWLKSYGVDYKVQGSSIWFQTDVSTANKMLSTNFHTYTDSVGAKKVRTLQYSVPETLADHIDLISPTTYFGTSKAMRALKIQNAASAVSPLAARQEPSSCKGTIEFENRTFNVFQPDCLRTEYSVNGYKPSAKSGSRIGFGSFLNQSASSSDLALFEKHFGFASQGFSVELINGGSNPQPPTDANDGEANLDAQNIVSFVQPLPITEFIAGGTAPYFPDPVEPAGTPDENEPYLEYYEYLLSKSNKELPQVITNSYGDEEQTVPQAYAVRVCNLIGLMGLRGISILESSGDEGVGASCLATNSTTTPQFNPIFPATCPYVTSVGGTVSFNPEVAWDGSSGGFSYYFSRPWYQEAAVGTYLNKYVSEETKEYYKSYVDFSGRGFPDVAAHSVSPDYPVFQGGELTPSGGTSAASPIVASVIALLNDARLRAGKPALGFLNPLIYGYAYKGFTDITSGQAVGCNGNNTQTGGPLPGAGVIPGAFWNATKGWDPTTGFGVPNFKKLLELVRYI, from the exons ATGGCGAAACTGACAGCTCTTGCCGGTCTCCTGACCCTTGCCAGCGTGCAGGCAAATGCCGCCGTGCTCTTGGACAGCCTCGACAAGGTGCCTGTTGGATGGCAGGCTGCTTCGGCCCCGGCCCCGTCATCCAAGATCACCCTCCAAGTTGCCCTCACGCAGCAGAACATTGATCAGTTGGAATCAAAGCTCGCTGCCGTCTCCACGCCCAACTCCAGCAACTATGGAAAGTACCTGGATGTCGATGAGATTAACCAAATCTTCGctcccagcagcgccagcaccgctGCTGTTGAGTCCTGGCTCAAGTCGTACGGCGTGGACTACAAGGTGcagggcagcagcatctggttCCAGACGGATGTCTCCACGGCCAACAAGATGCTCAGCACAAACTTCCACACTTACACCGACTCGGTTGGTGCCAAGAAAGTGCGAACTCTCCAGTACTCGGTCCCCGAGACCCTGGCCGACCACATCGATCTGATTTCGCCCACAACCTACTTTGGCACGTCCAAGGCCATGCGGGCGTTGAAGATCCAGAACGCGGCCTCTGCCGTCTCGCCCCTGGCTGCTCGTCAGGAGCCCTCCAGCTGCAAGGGCACAATTGAGTTTGAGAACCGCACATTCAACGTCTTCCAGCCCGACTGTCTCAGGACCGAGTACAGCGTCAACGGATACAAGCCCTCAGCCAAGTCCGGTAGCAGGATTGGCTTCGGCTCTTTCCTGAACCAGAGCGCCAGCTCCTCAGATCTCGCTCTGTTCGAGAAGCACTTTGGCTTTGCCAGCCAGGGCTTCTCCGTCGAGCTCATCAATGGCGGATCAAACCCCCAGCCGCCCACAGACGCCAATGACGGCGAGGCCAACCTGGACGCCCAGAACATTGTGTCGTTTGTGCAGCCTCTGCCCATCACCGAGTTTATTGCTGGAGGAACTGCGCCGTACTTCCCAGACCCCGTTGAGCCGGCTGGAACTCCCGATGAGAACGAGCCTTACCTCGAGTACTACGAGTACCTGCTCTCCAAGTCAAACAAGGAGCTTCCCCAAGTCATCACCAACTCCTACGGTGATGAGGAGCAGACTGTTCCCCAGGCATATGCCGTCCGCGTGTGCAACCTCATTGGATTGATGGGCCTTCGTGGTATCTCTATCCTCGAGTCATCCGGTGATGAGGGTGTTGGTGCCTCTTGTCTCGCTACCAACAGCACCACCACTCCCCAGTTCAACCCCATCTTCCCG GCTACATGCCCCTATGTCACCAGTGTTGGTGGAACCGTCAGCTTCAACCCCGAGGTTGCCTGGGACGGCTCATCCGGAGGCTTCAGCTACTACTTCTCAAGACCTTGGTACCAGGAGGCCGCAGTCGGCACATACCTTAACAAGTATGTCAGCGAGGAGACCAAGGAATACTACAAGTCGTATGTCGACTTTTCCGGACGTGGCTTCCCCGATGTTGCAGCTCACAGCGTGAGCCCCGA TTACCCCGTGTTCCAAGGCGGCGAGCTTACCCCCAGCGGCGGTACTTCTGCGGCCTCTCCCATCGTGGCCAGTGTTATTGCCCTCCTGAACGATGCTCGTCTCCGTGCAGGCAAGCCTGCTCTCGGATTCTTGAACCCTCTGATCTACGGATATGCCTACAAGGGCTTTACCGATATCACGAGTGGCCAAGCTGTCGGCTGCAACGGCAACAACACTCAAACTGGAGGCCCTCTTCCTGGT GCGGGTGTTATTCCAGGTGCTTTCTGGAACGCGACCAAGGGCTGGGATCCTACAACTGGATTCGGTGTCCCCaacttcaagaagctgcttgagCTTGTCCGATACATTTAG
- a CDS encoding uncharacterized protein (EggNog:ENOG41) — MNSSNDNKLNENMDNNNEVLFLDQPCEYCKVLELDDTQHGGIIQEIEGGKRFVQFKNPVNRESNWEYQLSLGYRRVDTLPGLPNIAATAQTCAFCRMLRSDLSSSYKNLLRPRFKDIYGTGHEKAQENNAVKDAKIVITDINYLFDDPHYALPKKWEDDDDYAAPRRLNHSSCNDWLNLLIVFVMIDWEEYSLQYRISADACDPCRPWLRIHRKPISNDFPSAQSLTRLHKLIGKSLCDASDSAQSTYLPTRLIDVGANNATKLRLIISKDEEVGQETDPVKKRYLTLSYCWGSKAESEKQLKTTANSLNKRLSQINVNEMPQTVADAVHACRALGIRYLWVDVLCIIQGDDDDWARESFQMANVYSNSFLTLCNLQGSSCSGGFLKTKSSRPTLKINFHSKLDTSISGVIHIRMQDPAVLIPKWRTHNLLGTSGRQSLSNMQHSPWNTRGWTFQEALLSPRTVFFEEQIFSYAWGDQHIFADGFRYLGEPFLSSTRLTPHDPMRGWYGSMQDYNRRRLTYETDKFPAISALATLFSEENPGQEYLAGLWKSDLQRGLL; from the exons ATGAACTCGAGTAACGATAACAAGCTAAATGAGAACATGGATAATAATAACGAAGTACTGTTTTTAGATCAGCCATGTGAATATTGCAAGGTCCTTGAACTTGATGATACACAACATGGTGGAATCATTCAAGAAATTGAAGGCGGAAAACGATTTGTTCAATTTAAAAACCCTGTGAATCGAGAGTCGAACTGGGAGTACCAGCTAAGCCTCGGATACCGCCGAGTAGATACTCTTCCCGGCCTTCCTAATATCGCTGCTACTGCCCAGACCTGCGCGTTTTGTCGTATGCTGAGGAGCGATTTAAGTTCTTCTTACAAAAATCTCCTACGGCCACGATTCAAAGATATCTATGGTACAGGACACGAGAAAGCACAGGAGAACAACGCAGTTAAAGATGCAAAGATTGTCATTACTGATATCAACTACCTGTTTGATGACCCTCATTATGCACTTCCGAAAAAGtgggaggatgatgatgactaTGCGGCACCTAGACGCTTAAACCATTCAAGTTGTAATGATTGGCTCAATTTATTGATTGTGTTCGTCATGATCGATTGGGAAGAATATTCTCTTCAATATCGGATATCTGCCGATGCATGTG ATCCATGTCGGCCCTGGCTTAGAATCCATCGCAAGCCGATTTCAAATGACTTTCCATCTGCCCAATCTCTGACACGTTTACATAAGCTGATAGGCAAGTCTCTTTGTGATGCCTCGGATTCAGCACAGAGCACGTATCTGCCTACGCGCCTCATAGACGTTGGAGCGAATAACGCCACAAAGTTGAGGCTCATAATCTCAAAGGATGAAGAGGTTGGACAGGAAACGGACCCAGTCAAAAAGAGGTACTTGACTTTGAGCTATTGTTGGGGATCTAAAGCGGAGtcggagaagcagctgaaaacaaCAGCGAATTCGTTGAATAAACGCCTGTCGCAAATCAATGTCAACGAAATGCCACAAACCGTTGCCGACGCTGTCCACGCATGCCGAGCTCTTGGAATCAGGTATCTCTGGGTAGATGTCCTATGTATTATCCAAGGTGACGACGATGACTGGGCCAGAGAATCGTTCCAAATGGCAAACGTCTATAGCAACAGCTTTCTCACGTTGTGCAATCTTCAAGGAAGCTCTTGCTCAGGCGGCTTCTTGAAAACGAAATCGAGTCGGCCGACACTCAAAATCAACTTTCACTCCAAGCTTGATACATCCATTTCGGGAGTCATCCATATTCGGATGCAAGACCCTGCTGTATTAATTCCCAAGTGGCGGACACATAACCTCCTAGGTACCTCAGGACGACAGTCGTTGTCTAACATGCAGCACAGCCCTTGGAATACCCGAGGCTGGACTTTCCAAGAGGCTCTGCTCTCACCGCGAACCGTCTTCTTTGAGGAGCAGATTTTTTCTTACGCTTGGGGAGACCAGCACATTTTCGCGGATGGGTTTCGATATCTTGGGGAGCCTTTCTTATCAAGTACCAGGCTGACACCCCACGATCCGATGAGAGGATGGTATGGATCGATGCAAGACTATAACAGAAGACGGCTTACTTATGAGACTGATAAATTCCCTGCCATTTCCGCGCTCGCCACGTTATTCTCTGAGGAGAATCCCGGCCAAGAATACCTAGCGGGGCTCTGGAAATCGGATCTTCAAAGAGGACTTCTATGA
- a CDS encoding uncharacterized protein (EggNog:ENOG41~SECRETED:SignalP(1-18)), with product MMLQASVSVLALAAVSLAQGTAHIPVTGVPVSSGSAVPLRQNINDLVKSGPQWDLYVQAMYNMSKLDSHDPYSFFQIAGIHGAPYIEYNKAGGRSGDGWLGYCPHGEDIFLTWHRPYVLLFEQALVSVAKNIANGYPAQYRAKYQAAAASLRAPYWDWAADSTVPACTVPNTLNINVPSGSGIKTVAYTNPLRTYYFPHIAMTGSYGEFSGGGQDHTIRCPSPQENYPNTANANLQARPYKGWIYDVLTNSQNFADFASTSGPGINVEQIHNAIHWDGACGNQFLAPDYSGFDPLFFMHHSNVDRMWAFWEAIMPTSPVFTASYKGQSRFNSKTGATITPNSPLQPFYQANGQFHTSNTVKSIQGMGYSYQGIEYWQKTQAQIKSSVSTIINQLYGPKSSSKRNTRAADLVQTRYFAQISVNVTEIQTRPAEINVYVAGQKAGSLIVMKLPAEGMVNGGFTVDTPMRTLLHGGNRNAVSAFSSDVEVEILTRSGQTIPLESVPSLAIDLESANVTMPSALDQLPKYGARSKHRAQAAQKGQRVRPPPPPPPPAQ from the exons ATGATGTTGCAAGCTTCCGTCTCGGtgctggccttggccgcAGTTTCACTCGCACAGGGTACAGCACACATCCCCGTCACTGGTGTTCCCGTCTCCTCTGGTTCCGCTGTGCCTCTGAGACAAAATATCAATGACTTGGTCAAATCGGGGCCGCAATG GGACCTCTATGTTCAGGCCATGTATAACATGTCCAAGCTGGACTCCCACGACCCTtacagcttcttccagattGCCG GCATCCATGGCGCACCGTATATCGAGTACAACAAAGCCGGCGGCCGATCGGGAGACGGATGGCTGGGATACTGCCCTCATGGT GAGGACATCTTTCTCACTTGGCATCGCCCTTATGTTCTGCTTTTCGAG CAAGCATTGGTGTCTGTAGCCAAGAACATCGCCAATGGTTACCCTGCTCAGTACCGCGCCAAGTAccaagcagcggcagcaagcCTGCGAGCTCCCTACTGGGACTGGGCCGCCGATAGCACCGTCCCTGCCTGCACGGTCCCGAACACGCTCAATATCAATGTGCCCAGCGGCAGTGGCATCAAGACGGTCGCTTACACCAACCCTCTCCGGACTTATTACTTCCCTCACATCGCCATGACCGGCTCGTATGGAGAATTCTCTGGAGGTGGTCAAGACCACACAATCCGCTGCCCTTCGCCTCAGGAGAATTATCCAAACAccgccaacgccaacctTCAGGCGCGCCCTTATAAGGGCTGGATT TATGACGTCCTGACAAACTCTCAAAACTTTGCCGATTTTGCTTCCACCAGCGGCCCTGGTATCAACGTCGAGCAGATTCACAATGCCATTCACTGGGATGGTGCTTGTGGCAACCAGTTCCTTGCTCCCGATTACTCTGGCTTCGATCCCTTGTT CTTCATGCACCACTCCAACGTCGACCGCATGTGGGCGTTCTGGGAGGCCATCATGCCTACTTCGCCCGTCTTCACCGCATCCTACAAGGGCCAGTCTCGATTCAACAGCAAAACAGGAGCCACCATCACTCCCAACTCTCCCCTGCAGCCATTCTACCAGGCAAACGGACAGTTCCACACCTCCAACACCGTCAAGAGCATTCAAGGCATGGGCTACTCCTACCAGGGCATCGAGTACTGGCAGAAGACCCAGGCTCAGATCAAATCCAGCGTCAGCACCATCATTAACCAGCTGTATGGCCCCAAGAGCTCCTCGAAGCGAAACACTCGTGCCGCCGACCTTGTCCAGACTCGCTACTTTGCGCAGATTTCCGTCAACGTCACTGAGATTCAGACTCGCCCCGCCGAAATCAACGTCTACGTTGCTGGACAAAAAGCCGGCAGCTTGATTGTCATGAAGCTTCCCGCCGAGGGCATGGTCAACGGTGGATTCACAGTCGATACTCCCATGAGGACCCTTCTGCACGGAGGCAACCGTAACGCTGTTAGCGCCTTCTCTTCCGATGTTGAGGTTGAGATTCTCACT CGCTCTGGTCAAACCATCCCCCTCGAGAGCGTCCCCAGTCTTGCTATCGATCTCGAATCCGCAAACGTCACCATGCCGTCTGCCCTGGATCAGCTTCCCAAGTACGGCGCTCGTTCAAAGCACCGTGCTCAGGCCGCCCAGAAGGGACAGCGCGTCCGacctcctccccctccccctcctcctgCTCAGTAA
- a CDS encoding uncharacterized protein (BUSCO:EOG092D131D) yields the protein MPSTFRTSLCRPRLLAGTRSWANRNHLWCCNGPVRCLICAIPLGETAIPHMAISPPFIQQSSQGRKNSLPTSDISTEEQGSFEPYSSIHLSKRILPNRVVARHVSGKKIFNIKDLLREVKGPDFALPDVEEDIIVFAIVAKKSEPRAHKPAAGKNGQKDEDRGKYMVLTLVDLEYELDLFLFNSGFTKYWKLTEGTVVAILNPNVMPPPPGRQDTGRFSLVINSDEDTILEVGSARDLGFCQAIKKDGELCRSWVNKKRTQFCEFHSNEAIRKQRSARMEVNSSGFGTRSRFQGKNSAEVFEPAKKKNTDYDWETKTHWYAARGHTASELLDGKDRDPSDRKDKAEFLRRNMEAKEKEREMMKKLGEVGNAAGKEYMQRARSRTDAGLAPSSMSSSQQLFNTADPFTEPEKPDAASLGLLDKARDIHLSPVKRKRTGSSQTGSLTRSNSSNSNSTTHSRPPGLGWGGALKDKLSSMKEGEKLKPEQPPLRKKTRFVTEKGIREAGRESLGNLSERNLADRQVILPDDDDELVIVG from the coding sequence ATGCCGTCGACATTCCGGACGAGCCTTTGCAGGCCCCGACTTTTAGCAGGGACGAGGTCCTGGGCAAATCGAAACCACCTGTGGTGTTGCAACGGACCCGTACGGTGTCTGATTTGCGCGATACCGCTGGGAGAAACGGCAATCCCCCATATGGCAATATCCCCCCCATTCATACAGCAGTCCTCGCAAGGCCGTAAAAACAGCTTGCCGACTAGTGACATCTCCACGGAAGAGCAAGGATCATTTGAACCTTACTCTAGCATACATCTTTCCAAACGGATATTACCCAATCGAGTCGTAGCCAGGCATGTTTCTGGCAAGAAAATATTTAATATCAAAGATCTACTGCGAGAGGTCAAGGGTCCAGACTTTGCTCTGCCAGATGTCGAAGAGGacatcatcgtctttgcGATTGTAGCAAAAAAGTCAGAACCCCGAGCGCATAAGCCCGCCGCGGGGAAGAACGGACAGAAAGACGAGGACCGTGGCAAGTACATGGTACTGACTCTGGTTGACTTGGAATACGAACTGGATCTATTTCTATTCAACTCGGGCTTCACTAAATACTGGAAGCTCACAGAAGGCACTGTTGTCGCCATTCTCAATCCCAATGTtatgccaccaccacctggAAGACAAGATACTGGACGTTTTAGCCTGGTCATTAATTCCGACGAGGACACGATTCTCGAGGTTGGGTCAGCCCGCGACTTGGGCTTCTGCCAAGCAATCAAAAAGGATGGAGAACTGTGCAGGTCTTGGGTGAACAAGAAGCGAACGCAATTCTGCGAGTTTCATTCCAACGAGGCCATCCGGAAGCAGCGAAGTGCACGAATGGAAGTCAACTCGAGTGGCTTTGGCACTCGCTCTCGTTTTCAGGGCAAAAACTCTGCAGAAGTTTTTGAGccggccaagaagaaaaacaccGACTACGACTGGGAGACCAAGACGCATTGGTATGCGGCGCGAGGGCATACGGCTTCAGAGCTACTTGACGGCAAAGACCGAGATCCTTCAGACAGGAAGGACAAGGCCGAGTTTCTACGACGCAATATGGaagccaaggaaaaggagcgcgagatgatgaagaagcttggCGAAGTCGGCAATGCCGCTGGGAAAGAATACATGCAGCGCGCAAGATCTCGAACCGATGCAGGCCTGGCACCCAGCAGCATGAGCTCGagccagcagctcttcaacACAGCAGATCCCTTTACTGAACCCGAAAAGCCAGATGCGGCCTCGCTCGGCCTCCTCGACAAGGCTCGTGACATCCACCTCAGCCCTGTGAAGAGGAAACGGACGGGTAGTTCTCAGACTGGATCTCTTACGCGGAGCAACAGTAGCAATAGTAATAGTACTACTCACAGCAGGCCGCCCGGCCTTGGCTGGGGCGGCGCGTTAAAGGACAAGCTGTCGAGCATGAAGGAAGGGGAGAAGCTCAAGCCAGAGCAACCACCGCTTCGGAAGAAGACACGGTTTGTCACGGAAAAGGGAATCCGAGAGGCTGGCCGCGAGAGCCTTGGCAACTTGTCCGAAAGGAATCTGGCCGACCGGCAGGTGATCTTAcccgacgacgatgacgagcttGTCATCGTGGGGTAG
- a CDS encoding uncharacterized protein (EggNog:ENOG41), whose protein sequence is MARTRSTKPSTAASATDSDSAKSKSTITLVSHVGEAPKVFILPSKATPDARIVTLPNPRSSQPSRYLACPETGIYEFTKIATPKSVPRSWLIEAAPNSNGTRTGGQGARPSAQVTMGSELFVATAIDPLFLVLPALADAKASKGSDEVKRLFLSSDDHLDKLPQENSHLSEIMRWETTRRLIESRMGAVCDTVEAGDESMFRLNEKKLLDVIFQKAKRMSESGLPLSMEDKFVKKVLQAPMMHRVVRTGESQLSGNNVADSGSSTPQTESATSQSTASTTETSDASVSQASTAATSVAEEPAEENFASSLQASPEVVEQQRLKVAFEFICSSYVGPVLADNLQKSFSGAGGLKDFSLLNDYIASLEKLRSETMAVRAQDYGRKRNQDELEDEARMEKKRKVEEEKKKKAGESRGVRDLKKVNTSGMMKLSHFFQKK, encoded by the coding sequence ATGGCAAGGACACGATCAACGAAGCCCTCGACGGCGGCTTCGGCCACAGATTCCGACTCAGCCAAGTCAAAATCGACAATAACCCTCGTCTCCCACGTCGGCGAGGCTCCCAAAGTCTTCATTCTACCGTCAAAGGCCACTCCGGATGCCCGAATTGTCACGCTCCCGAATCCACGAAGCTCACAGCCGTCGCGATACCTCGCATGTCCCGAAACCGGCATCTATGAATTCACAAAAATAGCGACGCCGAAATCAGTGCCACGAAGTTGGCTTATTGAAGCTGCGCCCAACTCCAATGGAACAAGGacaggcggccaaggcgCAAGACCAAGCGCGCAGGTGACCATGGGATCGGAGCTCTTTGTAGCAACAGCTATTGATCCCCTCTTCTTAGTGCTGCCGGCGCTGGCCGACGCAAAGGCATCAAAGGGCTCGGATGAAGTAAAGCGGCTGTTTCTATCCAGTGATGATCACTTGGATAAACTACCACAGGAGAACTCACATTTATCTGAGATTATGCGCTGGGAGACAACACGGCGACTGATAGAAAGCCGGATGGGTGCAGTTTGCGACACTGTTGAGGCTGGTGATGAATCCATGTTTCGGCTTAATGAGAAGAAACTCTTGGACGTCATCTTTCAAAAGGCCAAGAGGATGAGCGAGAGTGGCTTGCCACTGAGCATGGAAGACAAGTTTGTGAAAAAGGTTCTTCAGGCGCCGATGATGCACAGAGTGGTGCGAACGGGAGAGAGCCAGCTGAGCGGCAACAACGTCGCCGATTCGGGATCCTCTACTCCACAGACAGAGTCGGCAACATCTCAGTCTACAGCGTCAACCACGGAGACTAGCGATGCATCGGTATCTCAAGCAAGCACAGCCGCAACATCAGTTGCCGAGGAGCCGGCAGAGGAGAATTTTGCCAGTTCTTTACAAGCTTCACCAGAAGTAGTCGAGCAGCAAAGACTGAAAGTAGCGTTTGAGTTTATCTGCTCTAGCTACGTGGGCCCCGTATTGGCTGACAATCTCCAAAAGTCATTTTCCGGAGCAGGAGGCCTCAAAgacttttctcttctcaatGATTACATTGCCAGTCTTGAGAAGCTTCGGTCAGAGACCATGGCAGTGAGAGCACAAGACTACGGACGCAAGAGAAACCAAGATGAATTGGAAGATGAGGCccggatggagaagaagagaaaagtggaagaggaaaagaagaagaaggcgggcgAAAGTCGCGGAGTCCGAGACCTCAAAAAGGTCAATACGAGCGGTATGATGAAGCTAAGTCACTTCTTTCAGAAGAAATAG
- a CDS encoding uncharacterized protein (EggNog:ENOG41): MAGEMDLDESDLWTSPVKNDPDQPRPKTPKTPRTPRTPRTPPGNDHHSEPVDRDAMLKRELDGVRKINEVIEGVIGTLQRAGGNMESVSKTVSNASTLLNTWTRILSQTEHNQRLILDPRWKGATDDLAEIEAEALRKQQAEARKAAEEEERKEELRQRREEDEQRRKLPASAAARGARGAPSGRGARGARGRTRIAPGSSRIATRSRYSSSNNASASSSSRGTSGIGRGLGTTRSRYGRAK, translated from the exons ATGGCTGGCGAGATGGATCTGGATGAATCAGATCTCTGGACGTCGCCAGTCAAAAACGACCCCGATCAGCCTCGTCCGAAAACACCAAAGACTCCCAGAACCCCACGAACCCCACGAACGCCACCGGGAAACGATCACCACTCCGAGCCCGTCGACCGAGATGCAATGCTAAAGAGGGAGCTGGACGGCGTACGAAAGATCAATGAGGTCATTGAAGGTGTCATAGGCACCCTGCAGCGGGCCGGCGGGAACATGGAG TCCGTCTCTAAAACCGTTTCGAATGCTTCCACGCTTCTCAATACCTGGACTCGCATCCTATCACAGACAGAGCACAACCAGCGCCTCATCCTCGACCCGAGATGGAAAGGCGCAACCGATGACTTGGCGGAAATTGAAGCAGAAGCGCTGCGGAAACAACAGGCTGAGGCGCGCAAAgcggccgaagaagaggagcgaaaagaagagctccGACAACGgcgggaagaagacgagcagagaagaaagttgCCTGCATCAGCTGCGGCTCGAGGCGCTCGCGGGGCTCCTTCCGGCCGTGGAGCTCGTGGAGCTCGTGGTCGAACAAGGATAGCTCCAGGGTCATCAAGGATCGCCACCCGTTCAAGATATTCCTCAAGTAACAACGCTTCAGCTTCGTCAAGTAGTCGTGGTACGTCTGGTATTGGGAGAGGACTTGGAACGACTAGGAGTCGTTATGGCAGAGCCAAATAG